In Apium graveolens cultivar Ventura chromosome 10, ASM990537v1, whole genome shotgun sequence, the following are encoded in one genomic region:
- the LOC141690992 gene encoding secreted RxLR effector protein 161-like translates to MISQYIERPTNLHLDAVKHICRYVKGILHYGLVYSKEHGNYILSRFFDSNLAGNMDDRKSTGEMAFYLDENLINWVSQKQRCVALSSCEAEFMAATAAACQVSGLQRILSHIMDIKSGLVTLYIDNCSAVDLAKNPMFHGRSEQRADILTKALAAAKFEKMRMLLGVQELGNV, encoded by the exons ATGATTAGTCAATACATAGAAAGGCCTACAAACCTTCACTTAGATGCAGTCAAACATATTTGTCGGTATGTTAAAGGAATATTACATTATGGATTGGTGTACTCAAAGGAACATGGAAACTACATCCTGTCTAGATTTTTCGATAGTAATCTAGCTGGCAACATGGACGATCGGAAAAGCACGGGAGAAATGGCTTTTTATCTTGATGAAAATCTGATCAATTGGGTCTCTCAAAAACAACGTTGTGTCGCTCTTTCAAGCTGTGAAGCAGAGTTTATGGCAGCTACGGCCGCTGCGTGTCAAGTAAGCGGGCTTCAGCGAATTCTGAGCCACATCATGGATATTAAATCTGGGCTAGTCACACTGTATATCGATAACTGTTCTGCAGTTGATCTAGCGAAAAATCCGAtgttccatggaagaa GCGAGCAGCGAGCAGACATATTGACAAAAGCATTAGCAGCTGCAAAATTTGAGAAGATGAGAATGTTGCTTGGAGTTCAGGAACTTGGAAatgtttag